The Sesamum indicum cultivar Zhongzhi No. 13 linkage group LG1, S_indicum_v1.0, whole genome shotgun sequence genome includes a window with the following:
- the LOC105164022 gene encoding trihelix transcription factor ASIL2 → MMDDEDDVGYHPSPYAINCEKFPVYPQKIRNSYVEDDNGDGDGDGDEKGIGNAEDEDEDEDEDEDEGHGVQRIGEDEYEYGDEDDNDDDDYGDLQSQPKKRKLKTLFSNYEFAPRVPAPSAAAALVTKPSYGGRNPLTDWTEHETFILLDAWGDRFLKQGRKSLRSEEWQEVAEKVSQESKIERTDTQCRNRLDTLKKKYKKEKMKLGERGGAAIEWLYFKKMDTLLSSQPQQSGLSCAGEYAFMDPKVDLNRSNGLDEMRDSPGNSEFAEHEEDESNGLPTKKMNNRKLRGSRASFKLLADSFKKFSDMYEKIENSKRKQMLELEKMRMDFHRDLELQKRQILERAQAEIAKIWQGHDEDNIVSAENASG, encoded by the coding sequence ATGATggatgatgaggatgatgtCGGTTACCATCCCAGCCCTTATGCCATAAATTGCGAAAAATTTCCTGTCTATCCTCAAAAGATTCGGAATTCGTACGTTGAAGACGACaatggtgatggtgatggtgatggtgatgaGAAGGGTATAGGTAATGCAGAagatgaggatgaggatgaggatgaggatgaggatgaaGGACATGGTGTTCAGAGGATAGGTGAAGATGAGTATGAATATGGTGATGAAGATGACAATGATGACGATGATTATGGTGATTTACAGAGTCAACCGAAGAAGAGGAAGCTAAAGACCCTGTTCTCGAATTACGAATTTGCTCCTCGAGTACCAGCACCTTCAGCTGCTGCAGCTTTAGTTACAAAGCCATCATACGGTGGACGGAATCCACTGACGGATTGGACCGAGCACGAGACTTTCATTTTACTAGATGCTTGGGGTGATAGGTTTCTCAAACAAGGGAGGAAGAGTCTCCGCTCTGAAGAGTGGCAAGAAGTTGCCGAGAAGGTATCCCAGGAGTCAAAGATTGAAAGGACGGACACTCAATGTCGAAATCGTTTGGATacgttgaagaaaaaatacaaaaaggagaaaatgaaGTTGGGGGAAAGGGGAGGTGCTGCCATTGAGTGGTTGTATTTCAAGAAGATGGATACACTACTGTCGTCACAGCCACAGCAATCCGGCCTTTCATGTGCAGGAGAGTATGCATTCATGGATCCTAAAGTTGATTTGAATCGCTCAAATGGATTGGATGAGATGAGGGATAGTCCGGGAAATTCAGAATTTGCTGAGCACGAGGAAGATGAATCAAATGGCCTTCCTACCAAGAAGATGAACAACAGGAAGCTCAGGGGTAGCCGAGCTTCTTTTAAATTGCTTGCTgattctttcaaaaaattcagtgACATGTATGAGAAGATCGAGAatagtaaaagaaaacaaatgctAGAACTAGAAAAAATGCGGATGGACTTCCATCGGGACTTGGAATTGCAGAAGAGGCAGATTCTAGAGAGAGCTCAAGCTGAGATTGCTAAGATTTGGCAAGGACACGATGAAGACAACATTGTGTCGGCTGAAAATGCCAGTGGTTGA